From a single Apium graveolens cultivar Ventura chromosome 2, ASM990537v1, whole genome shotgun sequence genomic region:
- the LOC141706188 gene encoding transcription factor bHLH118-like — protein MYFFNQGDELVFQIQNDNPNPEHQTIQQDLVMNRASSQGGNKRHGKESLSIAEDTKDDDRSKKIMHREIERQRRQEMAKLHGSLRSLLPLEFIKGKRSISDHMEQAVNYISHLHGSIRELNDKKYKLNVSKPIVTDPGSGSSNLCLLDDKNYDINVTVTPCFCGVEIIITSGLMEEKLSLSRVMKLLIQERQLNITSYASTRANDQLVHTIRAEGNDPTSINTSELQQKLCDVIRG, from the exons ATGTATTTTTTTAACCAAGGGGATGAGCTGGTTTTCCAGATCCAGAACGACAACCCTAATCCCGAACACCAGACAATCCAACAAGATCTTGTTATGAACAGAGCCTCTTCACAGGGTGGCAATAAAAGGCATGGTAAGGAGTCATTGAGTATTGCTGAAGACACTAAAGATGATGACAGAAGCAAGAAGATCATGCATCGAGAAATCGAAAGACAAAGAAGACAGGAAATGGCTAAACTTCACGGATCACTTCGATCCCTACTTCCTCTTGAATTTATCAAG GGAAAGCGTTCAATATCAGATCATATGGAGCAGGCTGTTAATTATATTAGTCACCTTCATGGAAGTATCAGAGAACTAAATGACAAAAAGTATAAGCTCAATGTTTCAAAGCCTATTGTTACTGATCCAGGGAGTGGAAGTTCAAATCTTTGTTTGCTTGATGATAAAAATTATGATATTAATGTTACAGTCACCCCATGCTTTTGTGGTGTTGAGATTATAATTACTAGTGGATTGATGGAGGAAAAATTATCCTTATCAAGAGTGATGAAATTACTGATCCAAGAAAGGCAGCTTAATATTACCAGCTATGCTTCTACAAGAGCAAATGACCAATTAGTGCACACTATCCGAGCTGAG GGAAACGATCCAACGTCTATCAATACATCTGAGCTGCAACAAAAATTGTGTGATGTGATCCGTGGTTGA
- the LOC141708157 gene encoding transcription factor bHLH118-like isoform X2 yields the protein MFSLKQGDELVFQIQNNNPKPEPQTIQQDLVMSQAASPQGGNKRLRKKPLSMGEDNKDEERSKKIMHREIERQRRQEMGQLHGSLRSLLPLEFIKGKRSISDHMQQAVNYINHLQRSIGELNIKRDKLNKIPNYTIAPCFDGVEIIIASGLIEEQFPLSKVMQVLIQEEQLNVISCASTRVNDRLLYTIRAEGIDPMSMDMSDLQQKLYDAVCC from the exons ATGTTTTCTTTAAAACAAGGGGATGAGCTGGTTTTCCAGATCCAGAACAACAACCCTAAACCTGAACCACAGACAATCCAACAAGATCTTGTCATGAGCCAAGCTGCCTCTCCACAGGGTGGCAATAAAAGGCTTCGTAAAAAGCCGTTGAGTATGGGTGAGGACAATAAAGATGAAGAGAGAAGCAAGAAGATCATGCATAGAGAAATCGAAAGGCAAAGAAGACAAGAAATGGGTCAACTTCATGGATCACTTCGATCCCTACTTCCTCTCGAGTTTATCAAA GGAAAGCGTTCGATATCAGATCATATGCAGCAGGCTGTGAATTACATTAATCACCTTCAGAGAAGTATCGGAGAACTAAATATCAAAAGGGATAAGCTCAACAAGATTCCAAATTATACAA TTGCCCCGTGCTTTGATGGTGTTGAGATTATCATTGCTAGTGGACTCATAGAGGAACAATTTCCGTTATCAAAGGTGATGCAAGTACTAATTCAAGAAGAGCAGCTTAATGTTATTAGCTGTGCATCTACTAGAGTAAATGACCGCCTACTTTATACTATCCGTGCTGAG GGAATTGATCCAATGTCCATGGATATGTCTGATCTGCAACAGAAATTGTATGATGCGGTTTGTTGTTGA
- the LOC141708157 gene encoding transcription factor bHLH118-like isoform X1: MFSLKQGDELVFQIQNNNPKPEPQTIQQDLVMSQAASPQGGNKRLRKKPLSMGEDNKDEERSKKIMHREIERQRRQEMGQLHGSLRSLLPLEFIKGKRSISDHMQQAVNYINHLQRSIGELNIKRDKLNKIPNYTSTVIISQGSGSSNCCLLSNDNDVNVTVAPCFDGVEIIIASGLIEEQFPLSKVMQVLIQEEQLNVISCASTRVNDRLLYTIRAEGIDPMSMDMSDLQQKLYDAVCC; encoded by the exons ATGTTTTCTTTAAAACAAGGGGATGAGCTGGTTTTCCAGATCCAGAACAACAACCCTAAACCTGAACCACAGACAATCCAACAAGATCTTGTCATGAGCCAAGCTGCCTCTCCACAGGGTGGCAATAAAAGGCTTCGTAAAAAGCCGTTGAGTATGGGTGAGGACAATAAAGATGAAGAGAGAAGCAAGAAGATCATGCATAGAGAAATCGAAAGGCAAAGAAGACAAGAAATGGGTCAACTTCATGGATCACTTCGATCCCTACTTCCTCTCGAGTTTATCAAA GGAAAGCGTTCGATATCAGATCATATGCAGCAGGCTGTGAATTACATTAATCACCTTCAGAGAAGTATCGGAGAACTAAATATCAAAAGGGATAAGCTCAACAAGATTCCAAATTATACAAGTACTGTTATTATCAGTCAGGGGAGTGGAAGTTCAAATTGTTGTCTGCTTAGTAATGATAATGATGTTAATGTCACAGTTGCCCCGTGCTTTGATGGTGTTGAGATTATCATTGCTAGTGGACTCATAGAGGAACAATTTCCGTTATCAAAGGTGATGCAAGTACTAATTCAAGAAGAGCAGCTTAATGTTATTAGCTGTGCATCTACTAGAGTAAATGACCGCCTACTTTATACTATCCGTGCTGAG GGAATTGATCCAATGTCCATGGATATGTCTGATCTGCAACAGAAATTGTATGATGCGGTTTGTTGTTGA